AAACGCATGCACTGcgtaaatgtatataatgtacatataaatatatgtgcttttttttttttttttttttctggatTGGCTACCCCGCCCCCCAAAAAGGCCCCTTCCTGGTAAGCACATCCACATCGCATACCGCGTATACATATAGCACGTACACGTATGCACTGTGCATGCGCGGCTAGCCTTTTTTAATCGACGCCTCGTGAGAAATGCTTCCCCCCGTTCTCGTTGAATTGCTAAATGGGGAAAGGAGCGAAAATTACCGCTTAGCTTCGCCAACACGTAATAAAAAGCAGCAGTTTAACGCGAGTAAAAACGTCCCTTCATGCGCCCACATTATACTTGCTTAATTAACCCAATCGTACGCACGAAATTTTATGCAAAAGTGTACACAATTCCTGCTTGCTCTCTCCTGAACAAATTTTCACTTGGCCAAGGGTTGAGCAGGCACAACTCAGCACGCCTATCAACGTATATATACCGTTGACGCTATTCTGCCATTTGccaataatttaaatggaACTTGTGGCATTCCTCAGAAGGAACGTAAAGGCGAATGCCGCTTGTGCCAGCAACGTGCTAAAGGTGGGGTGACCCAGTGTACCATATGCTAAACGCATTCCATTTGTTCGTAAGtacattttcctcttttaaaGGGGTACTGATGCGTATGCGCATTGGCAAGCAGAACACCTGTGTGCCAACCCGTTActaaatgttttataaaaaaaaaagagtgaaaTTTTGAACACCCAcgtgtttacatttttttgcaaaaggaaaaaaaaaaaaaaaaacctcaatTTGGTGACGACaggaataattatataaatcgtCCATTCCGAAGGGGACAAGATTATATGCCAATATTGGATGCGTAtacgcgggaaaaaaaaaaaaaaaaaaatcaaagtgaaaaaaaagcgaaggaAACACGTGTAAgtgaataagaaaaatttcacACTGACCAAACGCAGGAGATACATTAAAACTAAAAGACAGTAACtcggaagaagcaaaaaatgaatcgTGTGCCCCCCATCCCCACCGGTTTGGAGAATATCTGATTTAGCCATTCGAACGATAATTacgtagcaaaaaaattgccaaaaaaaaaaaaaagatacattttgatttcattttttgccccatttgcTGCTCCATTTATTGCCCCATTTGCTGCTCCATTTATTGCCCCATTTGCTGCTCCACCTTTtgctccattttgttgccCCCTTTCACCCGCCGTGTGTGTACGCTCATACCGTGTGCATACCAACGAAGGCGCATTCAAATGCTTACAAGTACCAACGCGCATACATAACACGTACAGACGCACGCCTCTACTCACTCGACGCCGGAAGATTGATTGCCAGCCCGTCCACCCCACGCCAGAACTGTACCTTCGAGCATGAAAGATGAGAGTTGAAACGATTGCTCTGTGTGAACGCGCAGTTTAAACAAAAGTGAGACCgtatcttaaaaaaaaaaaaaaaaaaaaaaaaaagaaaaaagaaagaaagaattgCATTTTAAAACACGCGTGTATGAAGGAACGAGTAAAACGTGTGGGTGTGCCGTCCAATTTTCATCTCTTCCGTTTCGAGCACGTGTGGTGCGCCTCGCATGCCTGGCGTGCATCTGTGTATCTCGAGACGTTGCGTTTACTTATATGCGTGTGCGTGCCCCTCTACGAGTGTACGTGCTTGTGTGTGGTTCGCTCCTTTCGCAAGCGCAGCGCCGTCGTCCGCAGCCTACACCTGGCTGACGCGACAAGTTTAATCGCGCCTTCCGCTTTGCTTCGCCACTTTGCACGCGCGCTTAGCACGCCCGCTTGACGCCGTCACGTGGCTTCCCCAAATTGCCCCCATCTCAAATCgccccccttttattttttttttttaaaagtgaggTGTTCGTCGTTTGTCATTACTCGTGAAACTGTTACGAGCCAGTAGAATGATCATCTAGCAGGACGAAATGTATTGAGTGGCCTCAAGTAACTTTAATTTCGCgctttcctccccccatcATACACGCGCATGAGCATATGCATGCACAAGCATACATTTGCGTTTTGCACACCTGTGTATGACTGCATATGATCACACACTGAAGagataaaaatatcaaaaaaaaaaaaaaaaaattcctttcccatttgtttCGCGTCAAGATCCTTTTTCTTGCATAAGCATATGACACGAGTGAGCTGATCGAGGCAGAGGGAGTCGTCCATTGTGTGGGGCACGTCAGGTATGTCTAAGGAGTTGTTTTTTGtgcgttttgttttatttcctttttttttgtcgctttgttcttttatttcccccccctcgttttttattccctCCCGCGCCTATTCCCCGCAGACAGGTTCATTTTGGCATACGCAAATCGCAGTCAGCTGCGCGTGGTGAGCGGAGAAACGAGCAGGCATCCACAAACGCATCGACGATCGAACAGACTTGCCCAAGAGGAGGCAGCAACCGTTTCGAAGCGCAGATAATCTTAACAAGGCTCAGACAAACTCACAATCATAGCGACACAAAGTAACACCCAGCTACTCTCTACGGCGCGCCGACGTATATCTCCGCGTTTGCCCCacgcatatgcacacataatAATCCTCGACATCTCcacaattttggaaaaaaaaaaaaaaaaaaaaaaaaaacacacccACATATGTTTACATTTATACATACCTACATGCGTACCATATTAAACCAATAAACAGATGCCTCATTTTGCCACTCGTATGAGAGCACGGGCTACACACAGACAACGTACCGATCAGTTGGCGCAACGCGAAAAAGTACGCACCTATTTGCTTGTCTCATAAACGCAAACATGGCGAAGGACAAAAGGGGCCGAATGATCTCCAGCTCCCACGAATCTGATGAGGACAAAAATTCCAAGCGAATCAAAAAACACCATAAGTTACATTTTGCAGAGAAAGCTCCCGATAATggttcatataaaaaaaaaaattacgaaaatgataaaagcaaaataattttaaaaaaagaccaaaagaaaaattctaaagaaaatttaaattcaTTTAGTTCTCATCATTCTACTAGTAGCAAATCTGATTCGAACAACCTCGGCTTGGACCTCTCTGGTGGATCGAGTAATGCCTATCCCGATGAGTCGCACCGCGCGGTGTGCCCCATTTGCCGGTCTACATGTTGTGTAGTCTGCTCCATATATGGGTATGCGGTCCCCCTGCCAGTGCACCGGTATTTTTTACTACATATGTTTTTCTCtctcgcttctccccccccttgcagcGTCGAACAGCGAGgatgaatttaaaattttgaaggaggaagaaaatgaagataagTTTTTGGAAGAAAGGAGACGAAAGAGAGAGGCAATAAAGGAGAGGCTTAAAGATTTGGTGAGTGACAACGAAAAGGGGAACGACGTGGTAAGCGGCGAATTGGGCGACTTGGGCGACTCGGGCGTCCTTGGCGATGGTAAGGAGGACCCAAGTGGcaatgtaaaaaaggaggaaggcGAAGGCGCCTTCTCCAGTTGCAACAAAAATGACTTAGCCGAAAGTTTAACTGAGATCCCCCCCATGCTGGACGAGGTGGACCATGAGTAAGTGCGCGCCTCTGTGCAGAGAAGCGCAGTTGCGTTCTTTCCCGAAGGGGGAAcggagaaaagaaagaaaaaaaaaaaaataaaaataaataaaaataaataaataaacggGGAAAACCACACAcctacgtacatacatacacacacttAGAATCCCTTTCGATTGTGTCCTCCCCGGTTGATCCTACGTGTTCGCTTCGCTCACCGTTTACGCGTACCCCCGTGAAACGtctatttcccccccctccaatCCCACTTTCGCAGTGACGCGGCGTGTATATTCGCGCCGAACAAGGAAGTCATGGAGGAGACCTGCTCGTCGCTATCGTCCGACCACGAAATGGTGGAGGACAAGCCGGCGAAAGAGAAAAGCGAGTCGGTTAAGGAGTCCAACGATTTGTATAGTGacttgaaaaggaaaattacgGAGGAGAAGGCCAAAATTAGGGCCTTCATAATTAAGCAGAAGGAGCTGCACGAGCGGACCAAGATGGTGAGGCGTTCGCCGCTAAAGAGagaaaatatacacatgAGCGCACTGATACATGaatgtacatacacatacacttATTTGCAATGACACACGAGTGCATCTGCGCGCCCCCCCTTGTAGAACATCGAGGAAGGACCCCCCACCAACAAAAATAAGGACGAGGCGACTGCCAGCAAGCGGCTCCTGGCTAGCCAAACCGAGGGAGTGGAAGAgtacgaagaggaagacaaCGAAAATGATGAGGTGGACATGTTCTCCAGTGtgcagccaaaaaaaaagaaaaaaattgaaaaaattagaatCACGAATTATTATACATCTGACAATGTTAATTTGGCGGATAATTGGAACGACTCGGAGGGATACTACAAGGTTAGTCCCTCCGTGGTGCTTACACGGAGAGGAAACGAGGGAGAAGTGGTGACCGTTATTCGCGGCTGTGTATGCCGCTCGGGTGCACTTGTGGGAAGCGCgtacatgtgtatacatacatatatatttttttcctaacgTTGTACCGCTCTACATGCCgcttatttttcctttctctttGCCGCTTTTGGCGCACCCCTTCAGGCCATCGTCGGTGAAGTCATTGACAACCGCTACAGCGTGGTGTGCGAGCTGGTCGGCAAGGGGGTCTTCTCCAACGTTTTAAAATGCTACGATAAGGTGGGGAAAATCCCGGTGGCCATCAAAGTCATTCGAGACAACGACATGATGCGAAAGGCAGCGGAGAAGGAGATATCCATCCTGAAGAAGCTAAACGAATATGATAAGGACAATAAGAGACACATCGTTCGTTTGTTGCGGAGCCTCAAGTATAAGAACCACCTCTGCTTGGTTTTCGAGTGGATGTGGGGCAACCTCCGGATAGCCCTCAAAAAGTAATGAGCGCAGGAGAAGCAGCGCCTTCAGCGGGTGGGAGGCACTCTCGCAAATTGGGTGACTTACTACGCGGCATAGTACCATGAGTATACACCTCTGTGGAAATACCCATAAGATAATAGCCacgtgcatatatacacCACCGCGCTCTTTACATGCTCCActttgtttgcttctcccccccccccccctcgcttCTCAGATACGGCAATGGGTACGGCCTGAATGCCACCGCCGTGCACTGCTACACGAAGCAGCTCTTTATAGCCCTCAGGCATATGCGCAAGTGCAGGATCATGCACGCCGATTGTAAGtgccccaaatgggggaagcaaaagagaACAGTTAGCATTGTCCATTGGCATCGTTAACCATTTTTCAGAAGCACACTGTAACCGTGTGGGTCAAATGAaccccttttcctcccccccgtgggtAGCTTCATTTCCGCTGCGtttatttctttccccccccttggcagTAAAACCGGACAACATACTAATCAATGAGAAGTTCAACGCGCTAAAGGTATGCGACTTGGGAAGCGCGAGCGACATAACAGAAAACGAAATCACCTCCTACCTAGTTAGTCGCTTTTACAGAGCCCCGGAGATCATCCTCGGCTTTCGCTACGATGCGCAGATTGACGTGTGGTCGGCGGCGGCCACGGTTTTCGAGCTCGCCACAGGAAAGATCCTCTTCCCCGTAAGGACGAGGGAGCGAGGGAGCGGCTGCGAAGGAGCGACTGCAAAGGAGCGGCTTCGAAAGAGCGGCTTCGAAAGAGCGGTTTCAAAAGCGCTGCAACACAGCCGCGCGAGCAACCCCAAACCGAGAGGCAAACCGAGTGGCAAACCGAGTGGCAAACCGGAGCCCACCCACCGAACggcgcgcttccccccccctgcagggaAAATCCAACAACCACATGATCAAGCTGATGATGGAGTACAAGGGGAAGTTCTCCCACAAGATGATCAAAGGGGGGCAATTCTATTCGCAGCATTTTAATGACAATTTGGATTTCATCTACGTGGACAGGGACTATTACACGAAGAAGGAAGTGGTGCGGATTATTTCTGATTTGAGGCCCACCAAAAATATAACGTGCGACTTGCTCGAGCACCAGTATTGGTTGAAAGGTGAGGGGAGCGGGGTCACTCTGCAGCGAATCACACCGCCGCGACGTACCGGCATCGTAGTACGCAAACGTGTGCGTCCCTCTCTGTCGGGGGGAAGCCATATGTGCTGCCCTGCGTGCCTCCGTTGGGTGTTGTTCCCAAGGGGGGTGTACCCAAATAGGCACAATTAAAGTAGATCGATTGTGGACACCTCCAAGCGCGATGCTACGAACTTTCGTGAAAAGTGGGGCATCCCACTCCGCATTAGTAAACGCGCAAATGAGAGAACCTAACAAaggtattttattttattttatttcatttttaacgtaccctttttttttcttctttttttcccctttttttcccgcgtAGGAAATAGCCCCAAGAtgcagtttttaaaaaaaaagataaagcaGCTGGGGGACTTGCTGGAGAAGTGCCTCATGCTGGACCCGACGAAACGGTACACGCCTGACCAGGCCCTGCAGCACCCATACCTCAGGGAGTCCATTCACTTTACCAAAACGCAAAATGAGTGAATGTTTGGGTGGAGGCATACGTTTGGCGAgcgacgtttttttttgggtggCGCCTCCATTTTCGCCGTGCATTTGTTTGTGTAAGAAGTGTGTATGAGTAGTACATGCGTGCGGATGCTGATGCGTTCGCatccgccttttttttatttttttttattcttttttttattttttttttattatttcccccccgcttctccccttcaaCCCTTATACCGTATGtgtctcaatttttttgtcgaAAGAACATCAATAATGCTCGACGGATTTTTCTGTCGAAACGCAATTTCGTAGATTGTCCTGAATAATGGGAAttcgttttttaatttgtggTGCTCCAGCACGCCGTACACTTCCTTGGCGGTGTGGATGCCCTGAGGGGGAGTGGTTCGAGTGGGGTAGGATGGATATGATCATGCGGGTGGCTCTTTACAGGGGAAGCGATAATTCAAGTAGAGTTGGGGCAGTCCAACTGGTGATATTCCCAGATAGGGATACGCGAAGGTGCTTGTATTCTATGTGTAGGCACCTCAGCCCATTCACCAGCGTTTTTACCGCATGGCCCATTTCGCAAACGCAGAACTTCCTCTAACTTTTAGCACCTGCACATCACGCGCAGCTATACCTGAAGCTTCTGCCCGTTGAGGAGCTCCATTTCGATTTGATCCCAGGAATCGACTCCGTTTCTCGTGGCGAACTCCCGTGCACATTTGAGGTTCCTTCCCCCCAGACATGTCGTTATGAGATCAGCTAGGCCACAACTGTCTAAAAAGGTTTccttcaaaaggggaaaaaaaaaaaattagtttatTAATCATTCGGTTTGAGCAGCACAGTGAATGATTCTCCTTTTGGGAGGAGGGATActatatttccattttgggtgGTCTATCTAGGCGGTgcgccaattttttttctttttctttttctttttctttttcttttttttcttttttttttttttttttttccccatgtgTAGACTTACATCTAGAACGTCCGGGAAGAACAACCGGGCGAACCTCTTCATTTCGTCAAGGCCAATTCTGATAATGGCTGACTTGGTGTTGTAGCTGTGCCTGGATGCATCCAGAAAGCCCACTCCTAACGCGACAACGTTTTTCAACGCTCCGCAAGTCTGCGcagtggggaggggggcgtTGTAAAGGGGTGAAGCGTACGGTTTCGAAGACGAACTAGCGTCCACGGGCGTGGGTATGTagaaatttcccccctcgtgGTACGCTGCTGGCACGCTGCTAACATTGCTAACACTGCTAACAATGGTGGCAGGCCTCACCTCCACGCCCGGCTTGTCCTGGACGCAGTTTATCTTGAAGTACGTCCTGTCGAACAGCTCCTGCCAAATCCCCGCCACCTGGGCGTCTTCAAAGCCGATGGTGCTTTCGCTGAAGTTTTCCCTGGACAGCTCCTGCGGGGGtcgaaggggggggcagttttttttagATAGCGCGTAAAAGAATGCGTGTCGGATTCGTGGCAATCTGTTCGCGACACCTGTGGGTAGGGATATTCCCCCGTGTGGTGTTCTCCCCTTAGCGCAGGTGCAAGTGGGGGGAAAGGTCAGACTGGGACACTTTTACAAAGGAAGCGAGCGATATGCCCAGGTACCTGCACATACATTCGCTATGTTGGAACCGGACAGAGCCGCGCACCCAATTTTTAGCTTGTCCTCAATTACGCTGGAGAGAAGCGTGGGCTTACAGTTGTCTATTTTGATTCCCTTCATTAGGCTTATCGCCTTCGCGCCTTTTTTgaggttttcatttttcacaatttcgttTAGCACGTTctgcagggggaggggagaagtCGGGGGAGAGGAGGTGTATTATGTTCGCAGCGCAGGAAGGTGGGCTCTCCAAAAGTGGGCTCTCCAAAGGTGGActgccccaaatggggactcCCTCGCGAGCGCCCCTTTTCGCCGCCGCGTCCCTCCCCCTGAGTTACCTCCAGGTACTGATGAGGCACTACGAAGATGAGCAAGTCGGCATCCTCAACCGCGTCCTTCAAATTCGAAATGGCCACTACATTGTCCGGCACCTTCATCCCCTTCATGTATTTtacgttttcctttttcgtgttGATAATGTTGCTTAGTTTCTCGTTGTCTAcaatttcttcctttacGTACATCCTAACCTGAGAGAAGTGGCGGGGGAGGTCTCTCACATGAGTTTTCGTTCGAATGGGACAGGGGCATAGCTTTATAAGAACAAACATGTAAGTGAATGCTAATCTGTGCGTTTAAGCGCCGCTTTATAGctagctagctttttttttttttttttttttttttcctttttaccaGGGGGTGGAATATTTTCGACTTGTGCGTATTCTCCGCGACGATTTTTGAAACGACGGTTCCCCAACTGCCACTGCCGATGACGGAAacctgcgaggggggggaagcggcaaagggagCGGCGAAAAGGAGCGGCCAAGGGAGCAGCGAAACTGGGCACATTTCACCGCAAAACACACCTACGtgctaaaaaatgaacgtttctttttttttgttaaaagaTCAGTTCCTTCCGCAGGGGCCTTTTCTGTGGGTGCCCCAACAGTTACACACAGGTGTAACCATAAAGTGTGctgtctccttttttttttttgcttactTTAAGGGGGAGGCTGTTTGTTGCATTTGCCATGAGGGCGTTTCTACTGACGCTTGGCTGACTTCCGGAGAAGCAGGTTGCCAACTGGGGCATTAACAGGAGGTACGAAAGGAAGcccttcatcattttgctaaatgaaaagaaaagggcaCGGGCCACTTCTGTCGTCGCAGCTTCTGAGCAGTGTTGGTGTAACTCCTTGTGCAACTTTCACTCCTTCCGTTCTACGTAACCATGTAGGAAGTAAATCTCATCGCTGTTTCGATGCATAAAtgggtgaatttttttttttttttttttccttcattttttacatttgtatgCCGTACGGGGAGGCAACGTAGGGTGGTGTTCCCCAACAAATGtgttgacattttttttaaaaaaaaaaaggcgcataGCAGGCAGGTGGCATTTCAAATAGGTATTGCCCCTTCACCGTTTGGTTAGACTTCCCCGGTCAGGCATGCGACGCAAAGGTGGCAGTTTCAATTGGGATGATGTTCGTGCTAAGTTAAGagagcttttttttttttttttttttttttttgccactccGAAAAAGTGCACGGTCAGAGGGGGCAAACGGAAGAGTGAATTCTCCGCTGCTGCTTGTTCTTGTCCCAGGTGCACTGGGGCGTCAGTGTTCTTCCCACTGCCACAGCAGGAGATTTTTTCCCGCGCGTATTGACACAGACCagtgtttttccttcccgtCCAGGGGATACGAAGGTATGTGAGTTTCCTTTATTTCCCGCCCCGCCTGTCTTTGCCCCCTCAGCACAGCCAGGGTGTTCCCCTTCGCGAGTTAATCTGCCCATTCGGCTAAGCGGCTACGAGGCTACTTCGTCGCTTCGTCGTTCCATCGCTTCTTCGCTCCGCCACCTCACCGCTAAAGGACACAACTTGGCGTGCAAAAAAAtcccaaagggaaaaaaaaaagataagcGAGAAAGTCTTTCCAAcattccccaaaaaaagaggataatCGGACAACTTTCATGACTTCCCCCTCAAATGCACATTTTAACCCCCAGCCCCCCAGTGTGCACAGCAAGCAAAATAGGGCCACGcgaatttcccccccacaacATATGCTTCTCTTCTGGAAGGTTTTACCCCCAAAGGGATAATATACATCTCCGCAAAAATCGAAGcgcgaaataaaaataaaaaagataacaaCATGGAAGCAGTCGGTAAGCGGAatgccaaaatggaagaagtgaCGGAGAGAGAAGACAATTctgataaaataaagaagaagaaaaaaaaaaaaaaaaaaaaagtaaaaatttgtGAAGCCATTACGTGTAAAAGGagccagggggggggtgatACTGCCCAGGGAAAGGCTGCAGAAAAGTCTGCAGCAAAGTCGGCTAGGAGGAATGAAGCCAAGACGGTGGGGACGGCCGCGGAAAAGCGCCCAAAGGTTCGGCACGCGGGGTTAGGCGAGTCGAAGGAAAGGAGGGCGAAGGGGGTTAAAGTGAAAGAAGTCAAGGTGAAGGAGGTCAAAGTGAAAGAGGTCAAAGTGAAAGAGGTCAAAGTGAAACATGTCAACGTGAAAGAGGTCAACGCGAAAGAGGCCAATGCGAAAGAGGCCAATGCGAAAGAGACCAATACGAAAGAGATCAATACGAAAGAGACGCAACTGAAAAGGGTGCACACAAAAGGTGATCGCCCCGAAAGTGATCCCCCCGAAGGGGATCGacccgggggggaggacccACAAAATGCGCAGCAAAAGAGAACGGGGGGCGGGTCTACCCTTAAGAAGGTGGCGGAGCAGTCGGACTCCGCTTTGGGGGAGGAGCCTCTTGGGGGCGGTCCAGGGGCTATTCCATCGGTGAAGCGCAAGGGGGGTAGCAGCCGGGGAGATGcctccaaacgggggagcaGCGGGGGAGATGCTTCCAAACGGGGCAGCAGCCAGGGAGATGCCTCCAAACGGGGCAGCAGCGGGGGAGATGCTTCCAAACGGGGCAGCAGCCAGGGAGATGCCTCCAAACGGGGCAGCAGCGGGGGAAATActtccaaacgggggggcAGCCGGGGAAATGCCTCCAAACGGGACGCAAAAACAGAGGCGCACAAAAATGAGAGGTGCGAAGGAACTCCGCGGAGAAGCCACAAGAGGGAAAGAAATCCCCCGGTGCGTGGGATGATAGACGGGCCGAGGAACCCACCCGCGCTCTCCTGCTCAGAATCATCCACACTGTCGCTGGCCTCAGGCGCGACGGAAAATTCGAGCCTGTACTGGGAGGATATCCcctacggggggggggacagCCTCATTGAAGTATTCATAGGAGAAGCAAAGCTAGACAGTCACCAGACGAAGTGCTCCCACTACGAACAGGCATTCTGTGTATCCTATTTTGTGTATGAAGACCCCCTAGAAATTTTCAGCCTATTTCAGGGGGTAAGTTGGCTGCCCGAACTGAGAAACAGATGTACCTCCCTCAACAGAATTGAGTTTAAGCCGAAGAGGAACATCAAACGGAGTTGCTCCTCCGcatatttaaatttccaACAGAGTGTGCATCTAAGGAGGAGACACAATGAGGTCCTAAACATTGTGGATGATGGGATTGCctacgtttttatttccatcgTTGGGGTCAATTTGAAGGAGTACGAGCAGTTCTACGAGGGGAAATATGGCACCATGAAGGGAGGAACAGCCTACGCTGGCACCCCCCACATTAGCAGCGCTGCCGTGAAGCCGCTAATCCGACCTGCTCCCCACTGGGGGGTACCCCCCAACATGGGTGAAGAATACCAAAGGGGGGCCGAGGATGTCCCGTTTGGGAAAAACCTCGTGGAGAGtttcaaaaaagaagtggAGTTAGAGATGGACCTcatgggggagaaaaaaattataacagaGAGGGATCACCAAAAGTTTCTTCACATCTTAGGCTCCTCCATTGTTCCTATTAAGGTGTGTAACGGAGAAGCGAAGGGGGTCCATACCCTATGCACGAGGGATAGCTACCATGTGTACCCTCATGAAGTCATTCGAGCTGTATTGTATAACTACCTAGATCTGtttagaaaaaacaaaaaggcaaatttgTTCCACCTGATTAGCAAGCACGAACAGGAGTTGTCTCCAGTGGGTCGTCTGAATCTTCAGAGCAGAGAGGTGAAAAGGGAAGTGCCACCCCATAAGGAGATCCCATACGAAGAGGATCTACTTCACAACCTGAGCAGTGGAAAAAGTGACGCGTATAACATTGCAAAGGAAATTTTCAAATACATTACAATAAGCAGAACGGGTAGTAGAAGGCAAGAGAAAGACAGCTTcgtcaaaaaaataaaaaatttatgctcCTACTTAGATGtagaattaaataaaagagACTCGAAATTGATGAACCGatccttctccttccttGAAAAGTGCctacacaaaatggatgaaataaaggggcaggaaaaatttatgaaaaaaattaggaaaaatttttttaaaatgttgggACTATCAAAGAGGAGATTCCCAAACGGTTTCTCTCCATCCAGGTGGGGAACTCCAGAAGTGCCTTGCTCTCACCTGATCGTCTACGTTCACTGTGTGGCCAACATCACTCTTAAGTGGAGCTCGCTAAAACGTTTTATTGATGGGGACCTCTTCCAGGGGGTCATATTTTgggaggaagagggggaCAGTCTGCACAatcttcaaaatgtaaagGACAGAAAGAGGAGGACCATCAAATTGGCTTCGCACAAT
The DNA window shown above is from Plasmodium vivax chromosome 9, whole genome shotgun sequence and carries:
- a CDS encoding serine/threonine-protein kinase PRP4K, putative (encoded by transcript PVX_091375A) produces the protein MAKDKRGRMISSSHESDEDKNSKRIKKHHKLHFAEKAPDNGSYKKKNYENDKSKIILKKDQKKNSKENLNSFSSHHSTSSKSDSNNLGLDLSGGSTSNSEDEFKILKEEENEDKFLEERRRKREAIKERLKDLVSDNEKGNDVVSGELGDLGDSGVLGDGKEDPSGNVKKEEGEGAFSSCNKNDLAESLTEIPPMLDEVDHDDAACIFAPNKEVMEETCSSLSSDHEMVEDKPAKEKSESVKESNDLYSDLKRKITEEKAKIRAFIIKQKELHERTKMNIEEGPPTNKNKDEATASKRLLASQTEGVEEYEEEDNENDEVDMFSSVQPKKKKKIEKIRITNYYTSDNVNLADNWNDSEGYYKAIVGEVIDNRYSVVCELVGKGVFSNVLKCYDKVGKIPVAIKVIRDNDMMRKAAEKEISILKKLNEYDKDNKRHIVRLLRSLKYKNHLCLVFEWMWGNLRIALKKYGNGYGLNATAVHCYTKQLFIALRHMRKCRIMHADLKPDNILINEKFNALKVCDLGSASDITENEITSYLVSRFYRAPEIILGFRYDAQIDVWSAAATVFELATGKILFPGKSNNHMIKLMMEYKGKFSHKMIKGGQFYSQHFNDNLDFIYVDRDYYTKKEVVRIISDLRPTKNITCDLLEHQYWLKGNSPKMQFLKKKIKQLGDLLEKCLMLDPTKRYTPDQALQHPYLRESIHFTKTQNE
- a CDS encoding glycerol-3-phosphate dehydrogenase, putative (encoded by transcript PVX_091380A; Apicoplast targeted protein. Curated by Stuart Ralph, Walter and Eliza Hall Institute of Medical Research, Australia.) — its product is MMKGFLSYLLLMPQLATCFSGSQPSVSRNALMANATNSLPLKVSVIGSGSWGTVVSKIVAENTHKSKIFHPLVRMYVKEEIVDNEKLSNIINTKKENVKYMKGMKVPDNVVAISNLKDAVEDADLLIFVVPHQYLENVLNEIVKNENLKKGAKAISLMKGIKIDNCKPTLLSSVIEDKLKIGCAALSGSNIANELSRENFSESTIGFEDAQVAGIWQELFDRTYFKINCVQDKPGVETCGALKNVVALGVGFLDASRHSYNTKSAIIRIGLDEMKRFARLFFPDVLDETFLDSCGLADLITTCLGGRNLKCAREFATRNGVDSWDQIEMELLNGQKLQGIHTAKEVYGVLEHHKLKNEFPLFRTIYEIAFRQKNPSSIIDVLSTKKLRHIRYKG